From Hydra vulgaris chromosome 15, alternate assembly HydraT2T_AEP, one genomic window encodes:
- the LOC136091869 gene encoding uncharacterized protein LOC136091869, giving the protein MHLSGVNFAGPATNLDERLTSTDAYKEWSKPVDRVDNAAYHHDLAYKYFTDTVGYEMVNKYNNTKHSSIKMTPVAASDKKNENTVWLNLNGKVQSEPVKPKFPISDKVRITKKKVTFEKGYTPRWTEEVFTVSQIQFTDPPTYKITDDNGDEIHSSLYEEEIQKINQKIFRIEKVVCKLIKKSLVKWYGYPETFISWVDNKELISL; this is encoded by the exons ATGCATTTATCTGGTGTGAACTTTGCAGGTCCTGCTACTAATTTAGATGAACGATTAACTTCTACTGACGCATATAAAGAATGGAGTAAAcctgtagatagagttgataaTGCAGCTTACCatcatgatcttgcttataaatactttacagACACAGTTGGGT atgaaatggtaaataaatacaacaacacaaagcattcttcaattaaaatgacacCAGTTGCAGCTAGCGATAAAAAGAATGAGAATACTGTTTGGTTGAATCTAAATGGAAAGGTACAATCAGAGCCCGTTAAACCAAAGTTTCCAATTAGTGATAAAGTTAGGATAACTAAAAAGAAGGTAACGTTTGAAAAAGGATACACACCGAGATGGACTGAAGAGGTTTTTACTGTGTCACAGATTCAGTTCACAGACCCGCCGACGTATAAAATAACTGATGATAATGGTGACGAAATACACAGTAGTCTTTATGaagaagaaatacaaaaaattaatcaaaaaatatttaggattgaaaaagttgtttgtaaattaataaaaaaatcattagtaaaGTGGTATGGGTACCCTGAGACGTTCATCTCATGGGTTGACAATAAAGAATTGATAAGTCTGTAA